In a genomic window of Scyliorhinus torazame isolate Kashiwa2021f chromosome 5, sScyTor2.1, whole genome shotgun sequence:
- the LOC140418346 gene encoding uncharacterized protein — protein MEKPWKCEDCGKGFSYPSLLENHWRSHTGERPFTCSVCGEGFIQSSGLWSHQRIHTEEKLFICTSCGKRFRHSSALTVHQRTHTGERPFACSDCGKRFTQSFHLLSHQRVHRGERPFTCSVCGKGFTGSSHLLSHQRVHIKEKPFSCTSCGKSFRQASSLIVHQRLHTGERPFTCFVCGKGFTVLPTLLRHQRIHTEEKPFGCTSCGKSFRQSSNLTAHQRTHTAERPFTCSVCGKGFNRSSNLTAHQRVHTGEKPFTCSVCGKGFAKSFNLLTHQRTHTKKPFNCCVCGKEFTQSRCLQRHQQVHK, from the coding sequence atggagaaaccatggaaatgtgaggactgtgggaagggattcagttacccttccctgctggaaaaccattggcgcagtcacactggggagaggccattcacctgctctgtgtgtggggagggattcattcagtcatctggCCTTTGGtctcaccagcggattcacactgaggaaaagCTATTCAtctgcacctcctgtggaaagaggttcaggcaTTCTTCAGCACTCACtgtacaccaacgcactcacactggggagaggccgttcgcctgctccgactgtgggaagagattcactcagtcattccacctgctgtcacaccagcgtgttcataGAGGTGAGCggcccttcacctgctctgtgtgtgggaagggattcactggatcatcccacttgctgtcacaccagcgagttcacattaaggagaaaccattcagctgcacctcctgtggaaagagtttcagacaGGCATCCTCCCTCATTGTACACCAGCGGCtccatactggggagagaccgtttacttgctttgtgtgtgggaagggattcacagtttTACCCAcccttctgagacaccagcgaattcacactgaagagaaaccattcggctgcacctcctgtggaaagagtttcaggcagtcatccaacctcactgctcaccaacgcactcacactgcggagagaccattcacatgctctgtgtgtgggaagggattcaatcggtcgtccaacctcactgctcaccagcgcgttcacactggggagaaaccgtttacctgctcagtgtgtgggaagggatttgcaaaGTCTTTCaacttgctgacacaccaacgcactcacactaagaaaccattcaactgctgtgtgtgtgggaaggagtTCACTCAGTCACGATGCCTccagagacatcagcaagttcataaATGA